The nucleotide window GGACAGCCCAAATCTTCGCTTTGCCCACATTGTGTTTATGCGGCGAGCATGATGCCGTGGTCGAAAAGTGCCAAGCAACCAGTTTAATCTATATAAACACGGTGCTGGTGTCTTCCTTCCTAAGCTGGAAAAGCTGAACTTGGATGTTCGGTACCTATTTCTGCGAGCGATGGACATTGAGCTCCCTTATATTTCCTTTGACTTTGTCAGGTCTTCACATGCTTCAGTCAGGAGATGCTCCTTGTCTCCTTTCTTCAGACACTGGCCCAAGACGCCAGGCATCAAGGTCTTTTGCCTAAATTTGCTCGATTAGTTTTGCCCGCAAGCCAGAACGGCAAAAGTCCCCAACCATGAACGAGGATCGCCCCAATTCATGTCGATCCGACTTGACTCTGCTCTCCGAAATGGAAACATTGGTAGATACCGGGGTTTGCAATGAAATGTGAAGTTTTGATCCTACCTCAATCAACGTTGCACCCGTGCAGGTGTGATGCCATCCACCGTCATGAAACGTGGCAACCACATGCTGCTCAAGCATGTATGTATAAGAAAGAAACAGGTTTCCCTTCTATAGCAGTAGAGTAGCCCAGCTGGATGTTCACTTTGCATATCTTTGACCCACACATTGCCAACGCTTGCCGCCAAACATCCCAGCAACGTCCATGGTGTCTTCAAATCTACAGCAGGGGTAAACAATAGGACAGGGGAAATTGGGGAATGCATTTCTCTCCTTCTGTACTAACCCATCGTTTCATGACCAGAGACAAACCAGCCGATGCACCTTTTCTGTTGCTTATCGTACAATCACATCTCCATGAAGAACAGAGTACAATGATCGTGGTAAATGTTTACAACGCGCCTCCGCTGCCGCTAACTGTTAGGGGGTGACCCTCGctgttcttctttcttctctaCCAACTTAAGAGATATTCCAAGCCAATTATTCTCAATGCTTGGTTGAGTGTTTATTCATGCTttgcaaaagaaaaggaaaacaagaaaaaaagagagaactCCTGCCACATTGTCGAGACAACAACGCCCTTTTTTCGCCGTGAACTAAACCAAACTCCTGGTATCTTCTGTGAACCCCAGCAAAAACACTCAATGGTAACAGCAAAAGAGTGACTGATCCCTCACATCAAGGGCCTGATCCATCCAAGAAGCGGCGAAATGACGAGGTGGCTGGCGTGCCAAAGaggcttgagcttggtggtcTGCGTGATGGCGGGGGCAGATCACGGGTGTGGCGAGGCACCGTCACTCCCAGCGCATTATATTGGTCGTGGCCGGTAGCATTGTGTGACCCTCTGACCTCGAAAGTCTCTGGTCGTGGCCGCGACGGTACATCTGCTGGTTCTACCGCACAAACACCTTGACCacaccgtcgccgccgccactcACAACCCAGCGGCCGTCTTGACTCCACACGACAGAGCAAACGCCCTCACCGCGCATCACCCTATGGCTCGTAATTTCTTGTGTGCAGGAACGTGTTTCCAAGGACCAGAACCGCAGGGAGCCGTCATGACCGGCGCTCACTAACTCCCGACCGTCGGGGCTGAGGGAGAGACCGGAGATGGAAGCGGGATGGGCAACCATATTGTAGGTGCATTGACCTGGGTGACTGGGTTAGCAAGGGGAAATGACCAAGGCGCTGGTGGCCGTTGTGAAACTTACCGCTATTGGCGTCGAAGAATCTCACATAGCAATCTTCGTGTCCTGAAATAATGACACCCTCCACACCCGATCCAGCCATAGCGCGCCCACCTCCTGTTGGTCCGCCACCgccactctcctcctcgcccaggCCTTGGGGCTGATCAAGCCCAACGACCGTGGCCACCACCGCGTTGACACTGGTAGCGATGGTTCCATCATAGGTTTCTAGACTGGCCATGGTCCCAGTGGGCTCTCCGGTCCGGGTGTCGTAAACGATGATGGCAGCATCCGAGTAGCTCACCACAAATGTTTCTCCGTTGGGGCTCAGGGGTGTGATCTTGGTTGGACTGGCCTTGTCATCGGGACGGGGGATGGAGTGTATCAGCGAGtagtggaagggggagttggaggcggTTGTCGGCTGGGGCGAGTTCGGGAAGCTGGAGCCGGAACTCATCGAGTTGCCTCGTGTGCGACCGCCAGGACCCCTCCGTCCCGTGCTGGGCTGCGGTGAGGTGAGCTGAGGTGGTGCACTGACTGCCCACAGCTTGACCGTACCATCAGCTGAGCctgagacgaggaggatgcggtCCGGTGAGCCATGGCTAGTGTTTTGGCCAAAGATGGAGCCAAGGTTGGCGGGAAGTACGCAGAGGGCCCAGACAGCATCCGCATGCGCATCCATAGTGGCTTTGGGGTCGACACGTCCTCTTTCCCACACTCGGATGGTGGCATCCTGACCTCCCGAAAAGATCCATCCATCGCCTTGCGCACGCCCGCCCGTGGAGAAGTTGGGCGATGGTGACCACGATGTCAGAGAGAGAACAGCATTACTGTGACCGCGGTGTGTGAAATCGGCAGTCACGTCGAGGTCGCCGACACCAGCGCCGGGATGCCCCGGATGACGATCCGGGATGTGGAATCGCTTGATCGTCCCGTCGTCTCCGGCGGTGCAGATCTCAGGCTCGCCAGGACTCCCGCCTCCAGAAAAGATCACAGTACGAACGGTGTCCAGGTGGCCTCTCAGTCCAAACTTGAGCTTGAAGTTGG belongs to Podospora bellae-mahoneyi strain CBS 112042 chromosome 6, whole genome shotgun sequence and includes:
- the ADI1_1 gene encoding 1,2-dihydroxy-3-keto-5-methylthiopentene dioxygenase (COG:D; EggNog:ENOG503NXU5), with translation MGTNGGSGMGAHEVGGMMGSNHPPATEYTLQGVMRFLQTEWHRHERDRNAWEIERQEMKSRIAGLEGQARRADATQNTLKKYVSILEKKVKQQLAQSKEGVDPSQPKPLDRAALLKEKLAPSGDPTVPSTLAADLADEENQRNELRTFLDQCQAEFTYLMVTPANPMPPRDSPPLPVMEDLRETDAFGQQVMDPVYQQQGLSQQQQQAHVRELLAHQARNAAPLAHRGQGAPGPSNYPVKQFDLQSAPMMRTSNAEQPSAMYGNAGEWTGQIPIHAKPPAESGQEPALQPKHPNRAEDRGEPSEKRGGLESDSWDFNDSNFPDPTAPNPPPPPPQQQQQQPHQASPNRPDTDVFPAAENIPKSPNRGALSHRRKSSSSMGRRRSADHELSLNSMSQKTENTNFKLKFGLRGHLDTVRTVIFSGGGSPGEPEICTAGDDGTIKRFHIPDRHPGHPGAGVGDLDVTADFTHRGHSNAVLSLTSWSPSPNFSTGGRAQGDGWIFSGGQDATIRVWERGRVDPKATMDAHADAVWALCVLPANLGSIFGQNTSHGSPDRILLVSGSADGTVKLWAVSAPPQLTSPQPSTGRRGPGGRTRGNSMSSGSSFPNSPQPTTASNSPFHYSLIHSIPRPDDKASPTKITPLSPNGETFVVSYSDAAIIVYDTRTGEPTGTMASLETYDGTIATSVNAVVATVVGLDQPQGLGEEESGGGGPTGGGRAMAGSGVEGVIISGHEDCYVRFFDANSGQCTYNMVAHPASISGLSLSPDGRELVSAGHDGSLRFWSLETRSCTQEITSHRVMRGEGVCSVVWSQDGRWVVSGGGDGVVKVFVR